The Candidatus Bathyarchaeia archaeon DNA segment TACACGCTTCTTCTCCGGAACATTTGGAACACGTGTAGATAACGTCAAACTCGTTTTTTTCAGGGTCAGAAGGATTAACGATAAATGCGAAACATTCTTCGCCTTTGCTAATTGATGCTCCGCAGCAAAAGCATTTATGTTCTTTTAAAGCGACAACTTTCATTGTTTTTTCCCGAGAGAACATGTGGTGAACGGTTGTTCTTAACGTTTTCCACGAACAAAACAAGAAAATAACGTGATAAAAATAAAAAAAGAAAATCGAAAAGTGCTTCTGAGCACACAAAGGTTTCTTACATGATCTTGCTCAGCACCTTGTCCAATCGGATTTTATGGAAGTCAAGCGCAAGCTCTTTAGGGTCTATTCCCAACGCTAAGCTTAGAAGTTCAGAGTAATGGATAACGGGTATGTTGTATTCTTCCTTGTAAGCAGATTTTATCAACATCTGTCCAAGGTCTAAAGTTAAGAAGCAGAAAGGACAAAGCGTAACAATGCAGTCGGCACCCGCTTTTGTTGTGTTAACGATTTTGTCACGGGCAATCGCTAACGCAACATCGTCAGCATAACCTCTCAAGAGCCCTCCACAACATTTCAGTTTGTTTCGGTACCAGATGCTTTTTGCGCCTAATGCTTCGATTAAATCGTCAAAGATGTGCGGGCGTTCTGGGTCGTCGAATTTCAAAAGCGCGCTTGGTCTCAGCAAGTGGCATCCTGAGAATGATGCTACTTTAAGACTGTTCAAATCTTTAACAACGTTTTTCTTTAAGCGTTCTAAACCAACATCATCCATTAAGACTCTCAAGTAATGTTTTACTTCCTTGGTTCCTTTGAATTCTTTGCCAGCGTTGGACAAGATTTTGTTGACTCTTGCTTTCAGTTTCGGATTTTCTCTCAATAGGTTGTTTGCCATGGCTAGAGATTCGAAACAGCCGGTGCACA contains these protein-coding regions:
- a CDS encoding CoB--CoM heterodisulfide reductase iron-sulfur subunit B family protein: MTSYALFLGCTIPARQPNYETSARKALTRLGIGLVDLDNMTCCAPPPLQSIDMETSLAIAAHNICLAEEADLDIVTLCTGCFESLAMANNLLRENPKLKARVNKILSNAGKEFKGTKEVKHYLRVLMDDVGLERLKKNVVKDLNSLKVASFSGCHLLRPSALLKFDDPERPHIFDDLIEALGAKSIWYRNKLKCCGGLLRGYADDVALAIARDKIVNTTKAGADCIVTLCPFCFLTLDLGQMLIKSAYKEEYNIPVIHYSELLSLALGIDPKELALDFHKIRLDKVLSKIM